A single genomic interval of Suncus etruscus isolate mSunEtr1 chromosome 12, mSunEtr1.pri.cur, whole genome shotgun sequence harbors:
- the TOMM7 gene encoding mitochondrial import receptor subunit TOM7 homolog, whose protein sequence is MAKLSKEAKQRLQQLFRGGQFAIRWGFIPLVIYLGFKRGADPGMPEPTVLSLLWG, encoded by the exons ATGGCGAAGCTGAGCAAGGAGGCCAAGCAGCGGCTGCAGCAGCTCTTCCGCGGCGGCCAGTTCGCCATCCGCTGGGGCTTCATCCCGCTCGTCATCTACCTGG GCTTCAAGAGAGGCGCCGACCCCGGGATGCCCGAGCCGACCGTCCTGAG